A portion of the uncultured Bacteroides sp. genome contains these proteins:
- a CDS encoding potassium transporter TrkG — MKIPHKYLLYQNKWLQPYIRILLGIMAVITYSASLLFIGALVYEHGFIISNAELDKLNSLYRSVWIIFLIDVTLHLFLKYQDTKKKYNKLTWALSFLLYLTLIPVIFNRPDQSGDVLHFWEFLHSKLYHVVLLSIYSFLHLSNGLVRLLGRRTNPSLILAVSFLVIIIVGTGLLMLPRCTVNGISWVDSLFISTSAVCVTGLTPVNVASTFTTAGFVVIILLIQIGGLGVMTLTSFFAMFFMGNTSLYNQLVVRDMVSSNSLGSLLSTLLYILSFTLIIESVGMLSIWLSIQGTMGMSLEDELAFSAFHAISAFCNAGFSTLPGNLGNALIMNNHNTFYILISLLVIFGGIGYPILVNFKTIILYHVRRIWVSVRTRKYEKRRIQHLYNLNTRIVLIMTFLLLTIGTLGILLFEWNRAFAGMSIADKWTQAFFNAACPRTAGFSSVDLASLATQSIFIYLLLMWIGGGAQSTAGGIKVNAFAVIVLNLMAVIRGGERVEVFGRELSQDSIRRSNATMVMSLSTLFLAIFVLTILEPTLPLLGLVFEAVSALSTVGSSLNITTLLGNSSKLVIVLLMFVGRVGLITMMLGIVKQKKNIKYKYPSDNIIIN, encoded by the coding sequence ATGAAGATTCCTCATAAATACTTGCTTTATCAGAATAAATGGTTGCAACCTTATATCCGCATATTGCTGGGGATCATGGCTGTTATCACTTATTCGGCTTCTCTGCTGTTCATTGGCGCATTGGTATATGAGCATGGTTTTATTATCTCTAATGCAGAACTTGATAAACTCAACTCCTTATATCGAAGTGTATGGATTATCTTTCTGATAGATGTAACACTCCACCTTTTTCTTAAATATCAAGATACAAAGAAGAAATATAATAAACTGACGTGGGCATTGAGCTTTTTGCTCTATCTGACTCTTATTCCGGTCATTTTTAACAGACCTGATCAAAGTGGTGATGTTTTGCATTTCTGGGAATTTCTTCATAGTAAGCTCTATCATGTCGTTTTACTATCCATCTATTCCTTCCTTCATTTATCCAACGGACTGGTACGCTTATTGGGTAGACGTACTAACCCTTCGCTGATTTTAGCTGTTAGTTTTTTAGTGATCATCATTGTCGGCACGGGCTTACTGATGCTTCCCCGATGCACCGTTAATGGTATTTCGTGGGTTGACTCCTTGTTTATATCCACCAGCGCAGTGTGCGTCACTGGACTCACCCCGGTAAATGTGGCTTCTACATTTACAACCGCAGGTTTTGTGGTTATTATACTTTTAATTCAAATTGGTGGATTGGGAGTGATGACTTTGACCAGTTTCTTTGCGATGTTCTTTATGGGTAACACTTCGCTATATAATCAGCTGGTGGTTCGGGATATGGTAAGTTCTAATTCACTTGGCTCTTTGCTTTCTACCTTACTCTATATTTTAAGCTTTACATTGATTATAGAAAGTGTTGGCATGCTCTCTATTTGGCTAAGCATACAGGGTACTATGGGAATGAGTCTGGAAGATGAACTTGCTTTCTCTGCTTTTCACGCTATTTCCGCTTTCTGCAATGCAGGCTTCTCTACTCTTCCCGGCAATCTCGGCAATGCATTGATAATGAACAACCATAATACATTCTATATTCTTATTTCATTGCTAGTCATCTTCGGTGGTATCGGTTATCCCATTCTGGTCAATTTTAAAACAATTATACTCTATCATGTGCGCCGGATTTGGGTGTCTGTACGTACTCGTAAGTATGAGAAGCGACGAATACAACATTTGTATAACCTGAATACCCGAATTGTATTGATCATGACCTTTCTTTTACTCACTATCGGTACACTTGGCATACTTCTGTTTGAATGGAATAGAGCTTTTGCGGGAATGTCCATTGCCGATAAATGGACACAAGCATTCTTTAATGCCGCTTGTCCGCGTACCGCAGGTTTCTCTAGCGTTGATCTTGCTTCATTAGCTACCCAGAGCATCTTTATTTACCTCTTGTTGATGTGGATTGGTGGTGGAGCACAATCTACTGCAGGTGGTATTAAAGTCAATGCCTTTGCCGTTATTGTTCTTAATCTGATGGCTGTTATCAGAGGAGGTGAGCGGGTAGAAGTTTTTGGGCGTGAGCTATCACAAGATTCCATTCGTCGTTCCAACGCCACTATGGTCATGTCTCTATCTACTCTTTTTCTAGCCATCTTCGTTCTAACAATTCTGGAACCCACTTTACCATTGTTGGGATTGGTTTTCGAGGCTGTTTCGGCATTAAGCACTGTTGGCTCTAGCTTAAACATCACCACACTTTTGGGAAATAGCAGTAAATTGGTCATTGTTTTGCTGATGTTTGTAGGGCGTGTGGGATTGATAACGATGATGCTGGGCATCGTGAAGCAAAAAAAGAATATTAAATATAAATATCCGAGTGACAATATCATCATAAACTAG
- a CDS encoding TrkA family potassium uptake protein: MKYIIIGLGNYGRILAEELSALGHEVIGADISENRVDIIKDKIATAFVIDATDEISLSVLPLNSVDVVIVAIGENFGASVRVVALLKQKQVKYIYARAIDAVHKAVLEAFGLEKILTPEEESARSLVQLLDFGTKIESFRVDEDYYVMMFRVPKKFVGYLANELNLDEEFCLKVLALKRAEKVNNFLGISMLESSVVNKLLQDDKIQPDDELVCYGRYHDFQAFWKAL; the protein is encoded by the coding sequence ATGAAATACATTATTATTGGATTGGGGAATTATGGCCGTATACTGGCCGAAGAACTTTCTGCCTTGGGGCACGAGGTGATAGGAGCTGACATCAGCGAGAATCGAGTAGACATTATAAAAGATAAAATAGCAACCGCTTTTGTGATAGATGCAACGGACGAAATCTCTCTTTCTGTCCTTCCGCTGAATAGTGTCGATGTCGTTATTGTTGCTATTGGCGAGAATTTTGGTGCTTCTGTACGGGTGGTAGCTTTGTTGAAACAGAAGCAGGTGAAGTACATTTATGCCCGCGCCATTGATGCTGTTCATAAGGCTGTGCTCGAAGCCTTTGGCTTAGAAAAGATATTAACACCCGAAGAGGAGTCGGCGCGTAGTTTGGTTCAGTTACTCGATTTTGGAACTAAAATAGAGTCTTTTCGTGTGGATGAAGATTATTACGTGATGATGTTTCGTGTGCCGAAGAAATTTGTTGGCTATTTGGCTAACGAATTGAATCTGGATGAGGAATTTTGCCTGAAAGTACTTGCGTTGAAACGTGCTGAAAAGGTTAATAACTTTTTGGGCATTTCGATGCTGGAATCTAGTGTAGTGAACAAGCTACTACAGGATGATAAGATTCAACCGGATGATGAATTGGTATGTTATGGTCGATATCATGATTTTCAGGCGTTTTGGAAAGCATTGTAA
- a CDS encoding RNA polymerase sigma-70 factor: protein MAIAKDELLLFNKFFADYQQRFIRFAFTYTRDEVIAEDIVSESMMYYWENKERLPQETNLPAYVLTTIKHKCLNYLRHIQLKEDVLKELASHSQWELSTRIATLEACEPNELFDNEVRSIVGKVLSRLPETTSRIFVMSRNENKSYKEIAAIMNMSTKGVEFHMAKVMRILRIALKDYLLLCLYLFYLLINH, encoded by the coding sequence ATGGCTATTGCGAAGGATGAATTACTCCTTTTTAATAAGTTCTTTGCTGATTATCAACAAAGGTTTATACGATTTGCTTTCACTTATACACGTGATGAGGTTATAGCAGAGGACATTGTATCTGAGTCTATGATGTATTATTGGGAAAACAAAGAACGCTTACCTCAAGAGACTAATTTGCCTGCTTACGTTCTAACCACCATTAAACATAAATGTTTAAATTATCTTAGGCATATTCAATTGAAAGAAGATGTATTAAAAGAACTGGCTTCTCATTCCCAATGGGAACTATCTACTCGTATTGCTACTCTAGAAGCTTGTGAACCAAATGAACTATTTGATAATGAAGTAAGATCAATTGTTGGCAAGGTATTATCCAGATTACCGGAAACAACTTCTCGAATCTTCGTTATGAGTAGAAATGAAAATAAATCATATAAAGAGATTGCCGCAATAATGAATATGTCTACTAAAGGAGTAGAATTTCATATGGCTAAAGTCATGCGTATATTGCGTATTGCCTTGAAAGATTACCTTTTATTGTGTCTTTATTTATTTTACTTGCTTATAAATCATTGA